A region of Streptomyces sp. NBC_01267 DNA encodes the following proteins:
- a CDS encoding FAD:protein FMN transferase: MAESGHGLHHVEHVMGTVFSFDIRDTRTPAIETALGEAVGWLHHVDEVYSTYRPDSAVSRISRGELSPAKCSAEVRGVLDLCMSAARNSSGWFSHFAGGSLDPSGLVKGWSIEHASQLLHEAGAHHTCVNGGGDLQLRGEAARGAPWRIGIAHPLRHGELCTIVTGGDLAIATSGTAERGSHIINPHEGRTADGSASVTVIGAGLTMTDAYATAAFAMGPTARSWLESLDGYEGFGVERDGRTWRTRGFPGEAP, translated from the coding sequence ATGGCTGAGTCCGGGCACGGCCTGCACCATGTCGAGCACGTGATGGGCACGGTCTTCTCCTTCGACATCCGCGACACCCGGACGCCCGCCATCGAAACGGCGCTGGGCGAGGCGGTGGGGTGGTTGCACCATGTCGACGAGGTGTACTCCACCTACCGGCCGGACAGCGCCGTGAGCCGGATTTCACGAGGCGAACTCTCACCGGCCAAGTGCTCCGCAGAGGTGCGCGGGGTGCTCGACCTGTGCATGAGTGCCGCACGGAACAGCTCCGGCTGGTTCAGCCATTTCGCGGGCGGCTCTCTCGACCCGTCCGGACTGGTCAAGGGATGGTCGATCGAGCACGCCTCACAGCTCCTCCACGAGGCGGGCGCGCACCACACCTGTGTCAACGGCGGCGGCGATCTGCAACTGCGAGGCGAAGCGGCTCGGGGGGCTCCCTGGCGCATCGGCATCGCCCACCCACTGCGTCACGGTGAACTCTGCACGATCGTCACCGGTGGTGACCTGGCCATCGCGACTTCCGGTACCGCGGAACGCGGCTCGCACATCATCAACCCGCACGAAGGCAGAACAGCGGACGGGTCGGCATCCGTCACGGTGATCGGGGCCGGGCTCACGATGACCGATGCGTATGCGACCGCAGCCTTCGCCATGGGGCCGACGGCGCGGAGCTGGCTGGAATCCCTGGACGGCTACGAAGGGTTCGGGGTCGAGCGGGACGGCCGCACCTGGCGTACACGAGGATTCCCCGGCGAGGCGCCGTAG
- a CDS encoding DUF3515 family protein, with translation MKTTPVRRLTQAGVITVCVAALAACGTSSRSYNVSGAPGGDSAACSRLMDKAPQRVGGHGREDSGPKGTAVWGDGDVILRCGNISDVPESAPCTSVDGVDWVVNEKKSQDGKKTVLSYGSAPTAEIAVSERVKDKDAVVRELSAAVSGLAKQKACTERG, from the coding sequence ATGAAGACAACCCCTGTCCGGCGTCTGACGCAGGCCGGCGTGATCACCGTCTGCGTCGCCGCTCTCGCGGCGTGCGGGACCTCATCGCGCTCCTACAACGTCTCGGGAGCTCCGGGTGGCGACAGCGCGGCCTGCTCCCGTCTGATGGACAAGGCGCCGCAGAGAGTGGGGGGCCACGGGCGCGAGGACTCCGGCCCGAAGGGCACGGCCGTGTGGGGTGACGGCGACGTGATCCTGCGGTGCGGGAACATCTCGGACGTCCCCGAGTCGGCTCCCTGCACGTCGGTGGACGGCGTCGACTGGGTCGTGAACGAGAAGAAGAGCCAGGACGGGAAGAAGACGGTGCTCTCCTACGGGAGCGCTCCCACCGCCGAGATCGCGGTGTCGGAACGGGTGAAGGACAAGGACGCCGTCGTCCGCGAACTGTCCGCAGCAGTGTCGGGGCTGGCGAAACAGAAGGCGTGCACGGAGCGGGGCTGA
- a CDS encoding FMN-binding protein, which yields MRRAIAAAASTGALIVVLLAVKPHHSAEPIAVPPPTGTVPAPTQTVSPGTGTSAARTYTGTPADTKYGPVQVSATVKAGKLTDIKVLHMPSEDSRSREISAGAVPKLTKEALTAHSAHIQSVSGASYTSQGYMQSLQSALDQAHG from the coding sequence GTGCGCAGAGCAATCGCCGCAGCCGCGTCGACCGGTGCGCTAATTGTGGTGCTGCTTGCTGTGAAGCCGCACCACAGCGCCGAACCGATCGCCGTGCCACCACCGACCGGGACCGTCCCGGCACCGACACAGACCGTGTCTCCGGGGACCGGGACGTCGGCTGCCCGCACCTACACCGGCACTCCCGCGGACACCAAGTACGGCCCCGTGCAGGTGTCCGCCACCGTGAAGGCCGGAAAGCTGACCGACATCAAAGTGCTTCACATGCCGTCCGAGGACAGCCGCAGCCGCGAGATCTCCGCGGGCGCCGTGCCGAAACTGACGAAGGAGGCGCTCACCGCCCACAGCGCCCACATCCAGTCGGTTTCCGGTGCCAGCTACACCAGCCAGGGCTACATGCAGTCCCTGCAGAGCGCACTGGACCAGGCCCATGGCTGA
- a CDS encoding outer membrane protein assembly factor BamB family protein → MPPSRFRSALTAGACAVVLAVVGAPVSSAAPVGGAPSAVSASTLTLVTQQPQVGQKLSFGYTTDAPGATNWIGIYPANRKPGDGAALVWVYVPNATGTVDLDTSGLPAGSYSAWLLANDGYQALAAPVNFDMAPRPARHATVQGTVFDDKNGNGTQGKGEHGLAGVSVSDGAVIVRTDRNGHYTFSADLNQWNHTIVNITMPRGYSAALGSNRVQRFYYDLGSPEDGATVTQNFDLRRDKGSERPDFTFTQITDTHLTSPDGPESPAEGDGVTPGKLAKQLDDMAALPTRPAFVLATGDLSGDGASSHWQAWLKGTANSKLPIWPVTGNHDHGGGDTDGVGNYRSLLGPSWYSFDYGNTHFIQLENNGGLGDPVQMAWLKQDLALNGKNANGSKKQIVVSSHEPLDTPDTGGSAGQIDALLGLLKGYDVKAFFNGHMHTNFTDPHLLDGAVEYNTASATYNDDHSPIGFREIAMRHAELTAEFRMFNQEHTIAATSPAPGSQVGQGRTEFQVDAYHTSSHVVRVEVRVDGQKGQKLGRTGKFSWSAPWDTRRLKPGAHTAAVTAFDDAGRSWSTTSRFTVVPKAEPVRAGADVPEFHGDALHTGVQPGNLGSGNLTNAWTHRSGATIGMSSPVVANGIAYIGTWDTDGAKGNGVDAVDLATGRTKWHFATDSLVQSTPVVHDGTVYLTEMRGTLTAVDAATGAVKWRHALPGSSTTGAYDGYGYGGATVSGSTVYYFGYTTTGSHLVALDTATGKQLWDSPVDSGWWNSSTPTVVGGKVYVHDSRGGLRIYEAATGEQLVSAGGVGGVHHSTPVVADGQVFTTDMSNTLLARDASTGKELWHYQSDGVSKDDAAQPGGSAAVDGHTVYAGFTNGRVAAFDTSTGTKLWEFQSGRAFVGSPTISGGTLWIGGTDGHLYGLDKATGAKLQDLNVGAPILSTPTVTGNTLLTGAWDGNLYAFTARG, encoded by the coding sequence ATGCCACCTTCCCGCTTCCGATCTGCACTGACGGCTGGGGCCTGCGCCGTTGTTCTCGCCGTGGTGGGCGCACCCGTCTCGTCCGCCGCGCCGGTCGGCGGGGCCCCGTCGGCCGTGAGTGCGTCCACTCTCACCCTGGTCACCCAGCAGCCCCAGGTCGGTCAGAAACTCAGCTTCGGCTACACCACGGACGCGCCCGGCGCCACGAACTGGATCGGCATCTATCCCGCGAACCGCAAGCCCGGCGACGGGGCTGCGCTGGTCTGGGTCTACGTCCCGAACGCGACCGGCACCGTGGACCTGGACACCTCCGGCCTGCCCGCCGGCTCCTACTCCGCGTGGCTGCTGGCCAACGACGGGTACCAGGCGCTCGCCGCGCCGGTGAACTTCGACATGGCCCCCCGCCCCGCGCGCCACGCCACCGTCCAGGGCACCGTCTTCGACGACAAGAACGGCAACGGCACCCAGGGCAAGGGCGAGCACGGGCTGGCCGGGGTGTCCGTCTCGGACGGCGCGGTCATCGTCCGTACCGACCGGAACGGCCACTACACGTTCTCCGCCGACCTCAACCAGTGGAACCACACGATCGTCAACATCACCATGCCGCGCGGCTATTCGGCCGCCCTCGGCAGCAACCGGGTCCAGCGCTTCTACTACGACCTCGGTTCGCCCGAGGACGGCGCCACCGTCACCCAGAACTTCGATCTGCGGCGCGACAAGGGCAGCGAGCGGCCCGACTTCACCTTCACCCAGATCACCGACACCCACCTGACCAGCCCCGACGGTCCGGAATCACCCGCGGAGGGCGACGGGGTCACCCCGGGCAAGCTCGCCAAGCAGCTGGACGACATGGCCGCACTCCCGACCCGGCCGGCCTTCGTCCTGGCCACCGGGGACCTCAGCGGCGACGGTGCGTCCTCCCACTGGCAGGCATGGCTCAAGGGCACCGCGAACTCCAAGCTGCCGATCTGGCCGGTGACGGGCAACCACGACCACGGCGGCGGGGACACCGACGGCGTCGGCAACTACCGTTCGCTGCTCGGGCCTTCCTGGTACTCCTTCGACTACGGCAACACCCACTTCATCCAGCTGGAGAACAACGGCGGCCTCGGCGATCCGGTACAGATGGCCTGGTTGAAGCAGGACCTGGCGCTCAACGGCAAGAACGCCAACGGCAGCAAGAAGCAGATCGTGGTCAGTTCCCACGAGCCGCTGGACACCCCCGACACCGGCGGCTCCGCCGGACAGATCGACGCCCTGCTCGGACTCCTCAAGGGGTACGACGTCAAGGCGTTCTTCAACGGCCACATGCACACCAACTTCACCGATCCTCACCTGCTGGACGGCGCGGTGGAGTACAACACGGCCTCGGCGACCTACAACGACGACCACTCCCCCATCGGCTTCCGCGAGATCGCGATGCGCCACGCCGAACTGACCGCCGAATTCCGGATGTTCAACCAGGAACACACGATCGCGGCCACCTCGCCCGCGCCCGGCTCCCAGGTCGGCCAGGGCCGTACCGAGTTCCAGGTGGACGCCTACCACACTTCCAGCCATGTGGTGCGGGTCGAGGTCCGGGTCGACGGCCAGAAGGGCCAGAAGCTGGGCCGGACCGGCAAGTTCTCGTGGTCGGCGCCGTGGGACACCCGCCGGCTGAAGCCCGGCGCACACACCGCCGCGGTCACCGCGTTCGACGACGCGGGCAGGAGCTGGTCGACCACGAGCCGCTTCACCGTCGTGCCGAAGGCCGAACCGGTGCGCGCGGGCGCGGACGTGCCCGAGTTCCACGGGGACGCCCTGCACACCGGAGTACAGCCCGGGAACCTGGGCTCCGGAAACCTCACCAACGCCTGGACCCACCGCAGCGGCGCCACCATCGGCATGTCCTCCCCGGTGGTCGCGAACGGAATCGCGTACATCGGCACCTGGGACACCGACGGGGCCAAGGGCAACGGCGTGGACGCCGTCGACCTCGCCACCGGCCGGACGAAGTGGCACTTCGCCACGGACAGCCTCGTCCAGTCCACGCCCGTGGTGCACGACGGGACCGTCTACCTCACCGAGATGCGTGGCACCCTGACCGCGGTGGACGCGGCGACCGGCGCGGTGAAGTGGCGCCACGCCCTCCCCGGTTCCTCGACGACCGGCGCCTACGACGGTTACGGCTACGGCGGCGCGACCGTCTCCGGCTCCACCGTCTACTACTTCGGCTACACCACCACCGGCAGCCACCTCGTCGCCCTGGACACCGCGACCGGTAAGCAGCTGTGGGACTCCCCGGTGGACAGCGGCTGGTGGAACAGCAGCACCCCCACCGTGGTCGGCGGCAAGGTCTACGTCCACGACAGCCGCGGTGGCCTGCGTATCTACGAGGCCGCCACCGGTGAGCAGCTCGTCTCGGCCGGAGGCGTCGGCGGCGTCCACCACTCCACTCCCGTGGTGGCCGACGGGCAGGTGTTCACCACCGACATGAGCAACACCCTCCTGGCCCGGGACGCCTCCACCGGCAAGGAACTGTGGCACTACCAGAGCGACGGGGTATCCAAGGACGACGCCGCGCAGCCCGGTGGCTCGGCGGCCGTTGACGGGCACACCGTCTACGCCGGCTTCACCAACGGCCGGGTGGCCGCCTTCGACACCAGCACCGGCACCAAGCTCTGGGAGTTCCAGAGCGGCAGGGCCTTCGTCGGCTCGCCGACCATCAGCGGTGGGACGTTGTGGATCGGTGGCACCGACGGCCACCTGTACGGGCTGGACAAGGCCACCGGCGCCAAGCTCCAGGACCTGAACGTCGGCGCGCCCATCCTGTCGACCCCGACCGTCACCGGTAACACGCTGCTGACCGGCGCCTGGGACGGCAACCTCTACGCCTTCACCGCGCGCGGCTGA